A single region of the Streptomyces caelestis genome encodes:
- a CDS encoding RrF2 family transcriptional regulator: MRLLRSTDLALRVLMRLAVAGESSPTTRDVATGMDVPYTHLAKVVAELQRMGLLAARRGRGGGLTLTERGRTASVGAVVRAFEGDGDVVDCEGPTPCPLNSACRLRGALRRAQEAFFASLDPITVADIVAEPTGALLLGISRGPSGPV, translated from the coding sequence ATGCGGCTGTTGCGCTCCACCGACCTGGCCCTGCGGGTCCTGATGCGGCTCGCCGTCGCCGGCGAGTCGAGTCCGACGACCCGCGACGTCGCCACCGGCATGGACGTGCCGTACACCCACCTGGCGAAGGTCGTCGCCGAGCTCCAGCGCATGGGCCTGCTGGCCGCCCGTCGCGGCCGCGGCGGCGGTCTCACGCTCACCGAGCGGGGTCGTACGGCGTCCGTGGGCGCCGTGGTGCGCGCCTTCGAGGGCGACGGCGACGTCGTCGACTGCGAGGGCCCCACGCCCTGCCCGCTGAACTCCGCCTGCCGCCTGCGCGGCGCCCTGCGCCGGGCCCAGGAGGCGTTCTTCGCCTCACTGGACCCGATCACGGTGGCGGACATCGTGGCGGAGCCGACCGGGGCGCTGCTGCTGGGGATCTCGCGGGGGCCCTCGGGGCCTGTCTGA
- a CDS encoding DUF3105 domain-containing protein: MGSAKKSNTDRKARIEEMRRAEQARERRNRILTITASVVIVCGLVAGGVVLVRSQSDGGSDTAASDSSAKGKFVTGKDGVKTWEGKLSRNHVTKAVKYASVPPVGGDHNPVWMNCNGDVYTKEINNTNAVHSLEHGAVWVTYNADAKKADIDALAAKVKKTPYTLMSPLDGQKDPITLSAWGHQRTVTGASDPDVDAFFEKFVQGKQTPEPGAACTNGLSQ; this comes from the coding sequence ATGGGCTCCGCCAAGAAGAGCAACACGGACCGCAAGGCGCGGATAGAGGAGATGCGGCGCGCGGAGCAGGCTCGTGAGCGCCGCAACCGGATCCTCACCATCACGGCCAGCGTCGTGATCGTCTGCGGTCTCGTCGCCGGTGGTGTCGTGCTCGTGCGGTCCCAGTCCGACGGCGGCAGCGACACCGCGGCGAGCGACTCCTCGGCCAAGGGGAAGTTCGTCACGGGCAAGGACGGCGTGAAGACCTGGGAAGGCAAGCTGTCGCGCAACCACGTCACCAAGGCGGTGAAGTACGCCTCCGTGCCGCCGGTCGGCGGCGACCACAACCCGGTCTGGATGAACTGCAACGGCGACGTCTACACCAAGGAGATCAACAACACCAACGCCGTGCACTCGCTGGAGCACGGCGCGGTGTGGGTGACGTACAACGCCGACGCGAAGAAGGCCGACATCGACGCGCTCGCCGCGAAGGTGAAGAAGACGCCCTACACGCTGATGAGCCCGCTGGACGGCCAGAAGGACCCGATCACGCTCTCGGCGTGGGGTCACCAGCGCACGGTGACGGGGGCGAGCGACCCGGACGTCGACGCGTTCTTCGAGAAGTTCGTCCAGGGCAAGCAGACGCCCGAGCCGGGCGCCGCCTGCACGAACGGGCTGTCGCAGTGA
- a CDS encoding DUF305 domain-containing protein → MRQAGLVAGAAVTALVAAGAITYAVAGDDGGGRTPSAESADAGFARDMAVHHQQAVEMSYIVRDRTKDEEVRRLAYDIAQTQANQRGMMLGWLDLWGLPKVSSEPPMTWMDMGDTASGKDGALMPGMATNTELKKLGTLSGKQAEVFYLQLMTDHHKGGVHMAQGCADRCAVGVEKRLAQGMVDAQQSEIGLMAEMLKERGAAPRA, encoded by the coding sequence GTGAGGCAGGCCGGTCTGGTCGCGGGGGCCGCGGTGACGGCGCTCGTCGCGGCCGGCGCGATCACCTACGCCGTCGCCGGGGACGACGGCGGCGGCCGGACCCCCTCTGCCGAGTCCGCGGACGCCGGGTTCGCCCGGGACATGGCGGTGCACCACCAGCAGGCCGTGGAGATGTCGTACATCGTGCGCGACCGCACGAAGGACGAGGAGGTACGGCGCCTCGCGTACGACATCGCGCAGACGCAGGCCAACCAGCGCGGCATGATGCTCGGCTGGCTGGACCTGTGGGGGCTGCCCAAGGTGTCCTCGGAACCGCCGATGACCTGGATGGACATGGGCGACACGGCCTCCGGCAAGGACGGCGCGCTGATGCCGGGCATGGCGACCAACACGGAGCTGAAGAAGCTCGGCACGCTGAGCGGCAAGCAGGCGGAGGTCTTCTACCTCCAGCTGATGACGGACCATCACAAGGGCGGCGTCCACATGGCCCAGGGCTGTGCCGACAGGTGCGCGGTGGGTGTGGAGAAGCGGCTCGCGCAGGGCATGGTGGACGCGCAGCAGTCGGAGATCGGCCTGATGGCGGAGATGCTGAAGGAGCGGGGCGCCGCGCCGCGCGCGTAG
- a CDS encoding S53 family peptidase, producing MRSNRAKVRAGLGMAATLPMLAGALALGIPAAHAADHPLRDLLAGTKPAWATARADKGAASDRTGMSARVYLRGRDAAGLAAYAQAVSDPTSASYGKYLTAKQAQARFGATKAQVAAVKSWLTAAGLKVTGVTAHYVSVTGDVAAAEKAFGAQLHDFAKGSKTYRAPASTASVPASLADAVLTVTGLDNAPHMVTHDDQLPPPDTVFRNAGPFSSYYGSKTASTLPEAYGTKIPYVVKGYTGKQLRAAYGAGTRTGKGVRVAITDAYASPTIAYDAATYAGKHGDAAWKTGQLHQVLPKQYTDTKACSASGWYGEETLDVEAVHAVAPSSDVTYVGAASCNDGDLLDALAKVVDHHLADIVSNSWGEVEAAQTPDLAAAYDQVFQLGAVEGIGFYFSSGDDGDEVANSGTKQVDSPANSAWVTAVGGTSLAVGKNDTYLWETGWGTDKANLSADGKSWTDFPGAFTSGAGGGTSRTVAEPSYQKGVVPGALAKANSADGNRVVPDIAAIADPNTGFLVGQTQTLPDGKTQAYSEYRIGGTSLAAPTIAAIQALAQEARGGTPIGFANPAIYAKAGSKAYHDVTDNPTGSGLAVARVDFVNGYDATGGLATSVRSLGKDSSLAAVKGYDDVTGVGTPATGYVESYRRR from the coding sequence ATGAGATCCAACCGCGCCAAGGTGCGCGCCGGGCTGGGCATGGCGGCGACACTGCCGATGCTCGCGGGCGCGCTGGCGCTCGGCATACCCGCGGCGCACGCCGCCGACCACCCGCTCCGCGACCTGCTCGCCGGGACCAAGCCCGCGTGGGCCACGGCCCGGGCCGACAAGGGCGCCGCCTCCGACCGCACCGGGATGTCGGCCCGGGTCTATCTCCGGGGCCGCGACGCGGCCGGCCTCGCCGCGTACGCCCAGGCCGTCTCCGACCCTACGTCGGCCTCGTACGGCAAGTACCTGACCGCCAAGCAGGCGCAGGCGCGCTTCGGCGCGACCAAGGCCCAGGTGGCGGCCGTGAAGTCCTGGCTGACGGCGGCCGGCCTGAAGGTCACCGGCGTCACGGCGCACTACGTCTCCGTCACCGGTGACGTGGCCGCCGCGGAGAAGGCGTTCGGCGCCCAGCTGCACGACTTCGCCAAGGGCTCGAAGACGTACCGCGCCCCGGCGAGCACCGCCTCCGTGCCGGCGAGCCTGGCCGACGCCGTGCTGACGGTCACCGGCCTGGACAACGCCCCGCACATGGTCACGCACGACGACCAGCTGCCGCCGCCGGACACCGTGTTCCGCAACGCCGGGCCGTTCTCCTCGTACTACGGCTCGAAGACCGCGAGCACGCTGCCGGAGGCGTACGGCACGAAGATCCCGTACGTGGTCAAGGGCTACACCGGCAAGCAGCTGCGGGCCGCGTACGGCGCGGGCACCCGCACCGGCAAGGGCGTCCGGGTCGCCATCACGGACGCGTACGCCTCGCCGACGATCGCCTACGACGCGGCCACCTACGCCGGCAAGCACGGCGACGCGGCCTGGAAGACCGGCCAGCTCCACCAGGTACTGCCCAAGCAGTACACGGACACCAAGGCGTGCTCCGCTTCCGGCTGGTACGGCGAGGAGACGCTGGACGTCGAGGCCGTGCACGCGGTCGCGCCGTCCTCGGACGTCACCTACGTGGGTGCCGCGTCCTGCAACGACGGAGACCTGCTCGACGCGCTCGCCAAGGTCGTCGACCACCACCTGGCCGACATCGTCTCCAACTCCTGGGGCGAGGTCGAAGCGGCGCAGACGCCCGACCTCGCGGCCGCCTACGACCAGGTCTTCCAGCTGGGCGCGGTCGAGGGCATCGGCTTCTACTTCTCCTCGGGCGACGACGGTGACGAGGTCGCCAACTCCGGGACGAAGCAGGTCGACTCCCCGGCCAACTCGGCATGGGTGACCGCCGTCGGCGGCACCTCGCTGGCCGTCGGCAAGAACGACACGTACCTGTGGGAGACCGGCTGGGGCACCGACAAGGCCAACCTGTCGGCCGACGGCAAGAGCTGGACGGACTTCCCCGGCGCCTTCACCTCCGGCGCGGGCGGCGGCACCAGCAGGACGGTGGCGGAGCCCTCGTACCAGAAGGGTGTCGTGCCGGGCGCGCTGGCGAAGGCCAACAGCGCGGACGGCAACCGCGTCGTGCCGGACATCGCGGCGATCGCCGACCCGAACACCGGCTTCCTGGTCGGCCAGACGCAGACCCTGCCGGACGGGAAGACGCAGGCGTACAGCGAGTACCGCATCGGCGGCACCTCGCTCGCCGCGCCGACCATCGCGGCCATCCAGGCGCTGGCCCAGGAGGCCCGCGGCGGCACGCCGATCGGCTTCGCCAACCCGGCGATCTACGCGAAGGCCGGCTCGAAGGCCTACCACGACGTCACCGACAACCCGACGGGCTCCGGCCTCGCCGTGGCCCGCGTCGACTTCGTGAACGGCTACGACGCCACGGGCGGCCTGGCCACGTCCGTGCGCAGCCTGGGCAAGGACAGCTCGCTCGCGGCCGTGAAGGGCTACGACGACGTCACCGGCGTGGGCACGCCCGCGACCGGGTACGTCGAGTCGTACCGGCGCCGCTGA
- a CDS encoding NAD+ synthase, with product MPQLRLALNQIDSSVGDLAGNAESIVRWTRHSAEQGAHLVAFPEMALTGYPVEDLALRSSFVEASRAALRSLAVRLADEGFGELPVIVGYLDRCATAQPKYGQPAGAPQNAGAVLYGGEVVLNYAKHHLPNYGVFDEFRYFVPGDSMPVLRVRGVDVALAICEDLWQDGGRVPAARSARAGLLISINASPYERNKDDTRLELVRKRAQEAGCTTAYLAMIGGQDELVFDGDSIVVDKDGEVVARAPQFAEGCVVLDLDLPAASADAPTARDGVAHGQRVDDGLRIDRVVLSEEPLPPYEPELTGGYADRLDDDEEVYSALVVGLRAYVAKNGFTSVLIGLSGGIDSSLVAAIACDAVGAQNVYGVSMPSKYSSDHSKDDAAELARRTGLNYRTVAIEPMFDAYMGSLGLTGLAEENLQSRLRGTLLMAISNQEGHIVLAPGNKSELAVGYSTLYGDSVGAYGPIKDVYKTSIFRLAEWRNRAARERGQTPPIPENSITKPPSAELRPGQVDTDSLPDYPVLDAILELYVDQDRGADEIVAAGFDRALVTKTLRMVDTAEYKRRQYPPGTKISAKGFGKDRRLPITNGWRESV from the coding sequence GTGCCTCAACTACGTCTCGCCCTGAACCAGATCGACTCGAGCGTCGGCGACCTCGCCGGGAACGCCGAGTCGATCGTCCGCTGGACCCGGCACTCCGCCGAGCAGGGAGCGCATCTCGTGGCGTTCCCCGAGATGGCGCTGACCGGGTATCCCGTCGAGGACCTGGCCCTCAGGTCGTCCTTCGTGGAGGCCTCCCGGGCGGCGCTGCGGAGTCTTGCCGTCCGCCTGGCCGACGAGGGCTTCGGCGAGCTGCCGGTGATCGTCGGCTACCTCGACCGCTGCGCGACCGCCCAGCCGAAGTACGGCCAGCCGGCCGGCGCGCCGCAGAACGCGGGCGCGGTGCTGTACGGCGGCGAGGTGGTCCTGAACTACGCCAAGCACCACCTGCCGAACTACGGCGTCTTCGACGAGTTCCGCTACTTCGTGCCCGGCGACAGCATGCCGGTCCTGCGCGTCCGCGGCGTGGACGTCGCCCTGGCCATCTGCGAGGACCTCTGGCAGGACGGCGGCCGTGTCCCCGCGGCGCGCTCGGCGCGGGCGGGCCTGCTGATCTCGATCAACGCCTCGCCCTACGAGCGCAACAAGGACGACACGCGCCTGGAGCTGGTCCGCAAGCGGGCCCAGGAGGCCGGCTGCACCACGGCCTACCTCGCCATGATCGGCGGCCAGGACGAGCTGGTGTTCGACGGTGACTCGATCGTCGTGGACAAGGACGGCGAGGTCGTGGCGCGGGCGCCGCAGTTCGCCGAGGGCTGCGTCGTCCTGGACCTGGACCTGCCGGCGGCGTCGGCGGACGCGCCGACGGCCCGCGACGGAGTCGCCCATGGACAGCGTGTGGACGACGGCCTGCGCATCGACCGGGTGGTGCTGTCGGAGGAGCCGCTGCCGCCGTACGAACCGGAGCTCACGGGTGGCTACGCGGACCGCTTGGACGACGACGAGGAGGTCTACTCGGCGCTGGTCGTGGGCCTGCGGGCGTACGTCGCGAAGAACGGCTTCACGTCGGTCCTGATCGGCCTGTCGGGCGGCATCGACTCCTCGCTGGTCGCGGCGATCGCGTGCGACGCGGTGGGCGCGCAGAACGTGTACGGCGTGTCGATGCCGTCGAAGTACTCCTCGGACCACTCGAAGGACGACGCGGCGGAACTGGCCCGCCGCACCGGCCTGAACTACCGCACGGTCGCCATCGAGCCGATGTTCGACGCGTACATGGGCTCCCTGGGCCTGACGGGCCTGGCCGAGGAGAACCTCCAGTCGCGCCTGCGCGGCACGCTGCTCATGGCCATCTCCAACCAGGAGGGCCACATCGTCCTGGCCCCCGGCAACAAGTCGGAACTGGCGGTCGGCTACTCGACGCTCTACGGCGACTCGGTGGGCGCCTACGGCCCCATCAAGGACGTCTACAAGACGTCGATCTTCCGCCTGGCCGAGTGGCGCAACCGGGCCGCCCGCGAGCGCGGCCAGACCCCGCCGATCCCCGAGAACTCCATCACCAAGCCCCCGAGCGCGGAACTCCGCCCCGGCCAGGTCGACACGGACTCGCTCCCCGACTACCCGGTGCTGGACGCGATCCTGGAGCTCTACGTCGACCAGGACCGGGGCGCCGACGAGATCGTCGCGGCCGGTTTCGACCGGGCGCTGGTCACGAAGACCCTGCGCATGGTCGACACCGCCGAGTACAAGCGACGGCAGTACCCGCCGGGGACGAAGATCTCGGCGAAGGGCTTCGGAAAGGACCGGCGACTGCCGATCACGAACGGGTGGCGGGAGTCGGTCTGA
- a CDS encoding CGNR zinc finger domain-containing protein has protein sequence MDFTFVSGNAALDLAGTVLSRRDDPVDLLAAPVDLERWVAACEELPDRVTADEATFESALSLREAIYRLALDRLLGRRFDPGSLDVVNDTAAGPVCAIRLSDAGLHRSGDLRAALSQLARSGIAVLADPRASLKECGRPDCTRVYLDRSRGARRTWCGMEECGNRVKAAAYRARRRGAA, from the coding sequence GTGGACTTCACCTTTGTGAGCGGCAACGCGGCGCTCGACCTCGCCGGCACCGTCCTGTCGCGCCGGGACGACCCCGTGGACCTCCTGGCCGCGCCCGTGGACCTCGAACGGTGGGTGGCCGCATGCGAGGAGCTTCCGGACCGGGTGACGGCAGACGAGGCAACCTTCGAGTCCGCACTGTCCTTGCGCGAGGCGATCTACCGACTGGCTCTCGACCGCCTGCTCGGCCGCCGCTTCGACCCGGGCAGCCTCGACGTCGTCAACGACACGGCCGCCGGGCCGGTGTGCGCCATCAGGCTCAGCGACGCGGGACTGCACAGGTCGGGAGACCTCCGGGCGGCACTCTCCCAACTGGCCCGAAGCGGCATCGCCGTACTCGCCGACCCCCGGGCCAGTCTCAAGGAGTGCGGCCGCCCCGACTGCACCCGCGTCTACCTCGACCGCTCACGGGGCGCGCGGCGCACGTGGTGCGGGATGGAGGAGTGCGGCAACCGGGTCAAGGCAGCGGCCTACCGGGCGCGGAGACGGGGCGCTGCCTGA
- a CDS encoding haloacid dehalogenase type II gives MTGIPDIEVVVVDVLGTLVDEHTGLRAAIREAVPASDEAAADDLLSLWQQHRELEQRRIQQGLREYVGSETIDAEAARLVAGRAGLSDPATIARLATAGRRLPPWPDSAAGLERLAQWFPVVGLSNAARTALLRLNAHAGLRWHQALSAEAVRAYKPAPEVYRLAVDAAGCAPERVLMVAAHAWDLRGAQAVGMRTAYVERPVGDPPTSSDVFDGGFGGLDELVAVLTGGQIA, from the coding sequence GTGACCGGGATCCCCGACATCGAGGTCGTCGTCGTCGACGTCCTCGGCACACTCGTCGACGAGCACACGGGGCTTCGAGCGGCGATCCGCGAAGCCGTACCCGCGTCCGACGAGGCGGCTGCCGACGACCTGCTCAGCCTGTGGCAACAGCACCGTGAGCTCGAACAACGACGCATCCAGCAAGGGCTCCGCGAGTACGTCGGCAGCGAGACCATCGACGCGGAGGCCGCGCGGCTCGTGGCCGGCCGGGCCGGGCTCTCCGACCCCGCGACCATCGCCCGGCTGGCCACAGCGGGGCGGCGGCTGCCGCCCTGGCCCGACTCCGCCGCCGGTCTCGAACGGCTCGCGCAGTGGTTCCCCGTGGTCGGGCTCTCCAACGCCGCTCGCACGGCGCTGCTGCGCCTCAACGCACACGCCGGGCTGCGCTGGCACCAGGCCCTGTCCGCCGAAGCCGTCCGGGCGTACAAGCCGGCGCCGGAGGTGTACCGGCTCGCGGTCGATGCCGCCGGATGCGCGCCGGAACGCGTCCTCATGGTGGCCGCGCACGCCTGGGACCTCCGTGGCGCGCAGGCGGTCGGCATGCGGACCGCCTACGTCGAGCGGCCGGTCGGGGATCCGCCGACGAGTTCCGACGTCTTCGACGGGGGGTTCGGCGGACTCGACGAACTGGTCGCTGTGCTGACAGGTGGTCAGATAGCGTAA
- a CDS encoding O-methyltransferase — MTERGVPDRVVVAERLAAEAGFEKSCIPEVGRLLRLAAASKPGGVVAESGTGSGVGTAWLHSGLGAGARLVTVERDEELARRAAGVFADDDRVRVLTGDWRLLEQHAPFDVFFCDGGGKRDAPGRVVELLAPGGLLVLDDFTPSADWPPRFEGEVDELRLFYLTHPSLDATEVLTTPSSSAVVAARRV, encoded by the coding sequence ATGACAGAGCGTGGGGTTCCGGATCGCGTGGTGGTCGCGGAGCGGCTCGCCGCCGAGGCGGGGTTCGAGAAGAGCTGTATCCCCGAGGTGGGCAGGCTGCTCAGGCTGGCCGCCGCGTCCAAGCCCGGTGGGGTCGTCGCCGAGAGCGGCACCGGCTCGGGTGTGGGCACCGCCTGGCTGCACAGTGGTCTGGGGGCCGGTGCGCGTCTCGTCACGGTGGAGCGTGACGAGGAGCTGGCGCGGCGGGCGGCCGGTGTCTTCGCGGACGACGACCGCGTCCGTGTGCTGACCGGTGACTGGCGGCTGCTGGAGCAGCACGCCCCGTTCGACGTCTTCTTCTGTGACGGCGGAGGCAAGCGGGACGCCCCCGGACGGGTCGTCGAGCTGCTGGCGCCCGGCGGCCTTCTCGTCCTGGACGACTTCACCCCGTCGGCCGACTGGCCGCCCCGGTTCGAGGGTGAGGTGGACGAGCTCCGGCTCTTCTACCTCACCCACCCGAGCCTGGACGCCACCGAAGTCCTCACCACACCCTCCAGTTCGGCGGTCGTCGCGGCACGTCGCGTCTGA
- a CDS encoding NADP-dependent oxidoreductase encodes MLAARYHRYGGPETLSVEEAEEPHAGPGQVRVSVRATGVTPADWYLRSGMLKEMASLSLPHIPGMDAAGVVDEVGEGVTGTAVGDAVFGLVPLARLGGASAEYAVLEAWARKPRAWSFETAGGAAGNVETATRVLDALGATEGMTLLIEGAAGGAGTMTAQLARARGLTVIGTASERNHAFLDGLGVTPVTYGPGLSGRLAPLAPRGVDLVLDAAGKGSLADLVTITGDPHRVVTIADFDAARHGVRFSRSGVGEPGWSGLPHAASLADEGRLTVPVHQVFPLRDIAAAHEESATGHARGKVVVTVP; translated from the coding sequence GTGCTGGCTGCGCGCTACCACCGCTACGGCGGTCCCGAGACCCTCTCCGTGGAGGAGGCCGAGGAGCCCCACGCCGGGCCGGGTCAGGTCCGCGTCTCGGTGCGTGCCACGGGCGTCACCCCCGCCGACTGGTACCTGCGCTCGGGGATGCTGAAGGAGATGGCCTCCCTGAGCCTCCCCCACATCCCCGGCATGGACGCCGCCGGAGTCGTCGACGAGGTGGGCGAAGGGGTGACCGGCACCGCCGTGGGAGACGCGGTGTTCGGCCTCGTCCCCCTGGCCCGGCTGGGCGGGGCCTCGGCTGAGTACGCGGTGCTGGAGGCATGGGCCCGCAAGCCCCGGGCCTGGTCCTTCGAGACTGCGGGCGGTGCCGCGGGCAACGTCGAGACGGCCACCCGTGTGCTGGACGCCCTGGGGGCCACCGAGGGCATGACCCTCCTGATCGAGGGTGCGGCCGGCGGCGCCGGCACGATGACCGCGCAACTGGCCAGGGCCCGCGGGCTGACCGTGATCGGCACCGCGAGCGAACGCAACCACGCCTTCCTCGACGGGCTCGGCGTCACACCGGTCACCTACGGCCCCGGCCTGTCCGGCCGCCTGGCCCCGCTCGCTCCCCGGGGCGTCGACCTGGTGCTGGACGCGGCGGGCAAGGGCTCCCTCGCCGACCTGGTGACCATCACCGGAGACCCGCACCGCGTGGTGACGATCGCCGACTTCGACGCCGCCCGGCACGGAGTACGGTTCTCCCGCTCCGGGGTGGGGGAGCCCGGCTGGTCAGGACTGCCCCACGCCGCGTCCCTCGCCGACGAAGGCCGCCTCACCGTCCCCGTGCACCAGGTGTTCCCGCTGCGGGACATCGCCGCGGCGCACGAGGAGAGCGCCACCGGTCACGCGCGCGGCAAGGTCGTCGTAACCGTGCCCTGA
- a CDS encoding MFS transporter, which produces MPLALLALAVGAFGIGTTEFVMMGLLPDVADDLNISIPSAGHLVSAYALGVVIGAPLLAAVTARMSRRTVLIGLMGLFVAGNALSALAPDNGWLLAARFLSGLPHGAFFGVGAVVATNMVAPERKARSVSLMFLGLTVANVVGVPVATLMGQQLGWRATFLGVSTIGLAAIAALAFLIPHDHEHATAKGLRGELAALRSVPVWLSLGTTVAGFGALFAAYSYITPMLTDAAGYTGASVTLLLALFGVGATAGNLLGGRLADHSLRGTLFGGLAALVAVLALFPLLMRTELTAAVAVILLGMAAFATGSPLQLMVMDKAASAPSLASSANQAAFNLANAGGAWIGGLALAAGFGVTSPALAGAVLAVLGLGVASLAYAVDRRSAPAGGRERVVASHVPQEAEAVRH; this is translated from the coding sequence ATGCCCCTGGCCCTGCTCGCCCTCGCCGTGGGCGCCTTCGGCATCGGTACGACCGAGTTCGTGATGATGGGCCTGCTGCCCGATGTCGCGGACGACCTGAACATCTCCATACCCAGCGCCGGCCATCTGGTGTCGGCGTACGCGCTGGGCGTCGTCATCGGCGCCCCGCTGCTGGCCGCGGTCACCGCCCGGATGTCCCGCCGTACGGTCCTGATCGGGCTGATGGGGCTGTTCGTCGCGGGCAACGCGCTGTCGGCCCTGGCTCCCGACAACGGCTGGCTGCTGGCGGCCCGCTTCCTGAGCGGTCTGCCGCACGGCGCCTTCTTCGGCGTCGGCGCCGTCGTCGCCACGAACATGGTCGCCCCCGAGCGCAAGGCGCGCTCGGTCTCCCTGATGTTCCTCGGCCTGACGGTCGCGAACGTCGTGGGCGTGCCGGTCGCGACCCTCATGGGCCAGCAGCTCGGCTGGCGGGCGACCTTCCTCGGCGTCAGCACCATCGGCCTGGCGGCGATCGCCGCGCTCGCGTTCCTGATCCCGCACGACCACGAGCACGCCACCGCGAAGGGCCTGCGCGGCGAACTGGCCGCCCTGCGCTCCGTCCCGGTCTGGCTGTCGCTCGGCACGACGGTCGCGGGCTTCGGCGCCCTCTTCGCGGCCTACAGCTACATCACGCCCATGCTCACGGACGCCGCCGGCTACACCGGCGCCAGCGTGACCCTGCTGCTGGCCCTGTTCGGCGTCGGCGCGACCGCGGGCAACCTGCTGGGCGGCCGCCTGGCCGACCACTCCCTGCGGGGCACCCTGTTCGGCGGCCTGGCCGCCCTGGTGGCGGTACTGGCGCTGTTCCCGCTGCTGATGCGCACGGAACTCACCGCCGCCGTCGCCGTGATCCTGCTCGGCATGGCGGCCTTCGCCACCGGCTCCCCGCTCCAGCTGATGGTCATGGACAAGGCCGCCTCGGCCCCGTCCCTGGCCTCCTCCGCCAACCAGGCCGCCTTCAACCTGGCCAATGCCGGCGGCGCCTGGATCGGCGGCCTCGCCCTGGCCGCGGGCTTCGGGGTCACCTCCCCCGCCCTGGCCGGCGCGGTCCTGGCCGTGCTCGGCCTCGGCGTTGCGTCGCTGGCCTACGCGGTGGACCGGCGCAGTGCGCCGGCCGGCGGGCGCGAGCGGGTCGTGGCGAGCCACGTCCCGCAGGAGGCGGAAGCGGTGCGCCACTGA
- a CDS encoding endonuclease/exonuclease/phosphatase family protein: MAQQQAYMTETANGGSGPEPRGDRLRRLFDRFLGDWRGGRQIWRRGIVVAACAVLLAVVMLLHSRIPNTIGNLGSLVETFLPWLGLFIPVLLLLAVVRKSATALIAVLLPALVWLNLFGGQVSDKTATGGDLTVATHNVNADNPDPAGTARDVAASGADVVALEELTEAAVPTYERALDSTYPYHSVQGTVGVWSKYPLTGVRAVDIDLGWTRAMRATVTAPAGQVAVYVAHLPSVRVKMEAGFTARQRDRSADFLGEAIAHEPLKNVVLLGDLNGTMNDRALNAVTSQMRSTQGAAGNGFGFSWPASFPMARIDQIMVRGLKPESSWNLPQTASDHLPVAARVSVTTGG, encoded by the coding sequence ATGGCGCAGCAGCAGGCGTACATGACGGAGACGGCAAACGGCGGCTCGGGGCCCGAGCCCCGGGGAGACCGGCTTCGGCGCCTGTTCGACCGGTTCCTCGGCGACTGGCGCGGGGGCCGGCAGATCTGGCGGCGCGGGATCGTCGTGGCCGCGTGCGCGGTGCTGCTGGCCGTGGTCATGCTGCTGCACTCGCGCATCCCGAACACGATCGGCAACCTGGGCAGTCTCGTCGAGACGTTCCTGCCCTGGCTCGGCCTCTTCATCCCGGTACTGCTCCTCCTCGCGGTGGTCCGCAAGTCCGCGACCGCCCTGATCGCGGTGCTGCTGCCGGCGCTGGTCTGGCTGAACCTCTTCGGCGGCCAGGTGAGCGACAAGACCGCCACCGGCGGCGACCTCACCGTGGCCACGCACAACGTCAACGCGGACAACCCCGACCCGGCCGGCACCGCCCGTGACGTGGCCGCCTCCGGTGCGGACGTGGTGGCCCTGGAGGAACTGACGGAGGCCGCGGTCCCCACGTACGAGCGGGCACTGGACTCGACGTACCCGTACCACTCGGTGCAGGGCACGGTCGGGGTGTGGAGCAAGTACCCGCTGACCGGCGTGCGGGCCGTCGACATCGACCTGGGCTGGACGCGGGCGATGCGCGCCACCGTGACCGCCCCAGCCGGGCAGGTCGCGGTCTACGTCGCCCACCTGCCGTCCGTCCGCGTGAAGATGGAGGCCGGGTTCACGGCCCGGCAGCGCGACCGGAGCGCCGACTTCCTGGGCGAGGCCATCGCCCACGAACCGCTGAAGAACGTCGTGCTGCTCGGCGACCTGAACGGCACGATGAACGACCGCGCGCTCAACGCCGTCACCTCCCAGATGCGCTCCACACAGGGCGCCGCCGGCAACGGCTTCGGGTTCAGCTGGCCGGCGTCGTTCCCGATGGCGCGCATCGACCAGATCATGGTCAGGGGCCTGAAGCCGGAGAGCTCGTGGAACCTCCCGCAGACGGCCAGCGACCATCTGCCCGTCGCGGCCCGTGTGAGTGTCACCACAGGCGGCTGA